The Juglans microcarpa x Juglans regia isolate MS1-56 chromosome 2S, Jm3101_v1.0, whole genome shotgun sequence genome has a window encoding:
- the LOC121252440 gene encoding E3 ubiquitin-protein ligase RGLG3-like isoform X1, producing the protein MGNGESTYDDSHDDFQLHPPSHARSSMDTYHQPDNPHDDFQHHPSSHAGSSADTYHQPYDNPQDDFRHDPPSHVKSSMDTYHRYKQHPTYIADNFSSLDQVISALREAGLESSNLILGIDFTKSNEWTGKYSFNRKSLHAIGSTPNPYEQAISIIGRTLSPFDEDNLIPCFGFGDATTHDKHVFSFYPDQRQCHGFEEALARYREIVPYLKLAGPTSFAPIIDAAIGIVERTNGQYHVLVIIADGLVTRSLDTPPGRFSPQEKATVDSIVAARSSQYPLSIILVGVGDGPWDAMQQFDDNIPHRSFDNFQFVNFTKVMTENTEASKKETAFALAALMEIPFQYRATQRLVNRGSVAAPHTRPLPPPPEVIDHDNEVKTVPIMTDFKPVEASAPVEPVCPICLTNPKNLAFGCGHTTCKDCGMNLSLCPMCREPITTRLRLFT; encoded by the exons ATGGGAAATGGGGAGTCAACATATGATGATTCTCATGATGACTTTCAGCTACATCCACCTTCTCATGCGAGAAGTTCAATGGATACTTACCATCAACCAGATAATCCTCATGATGACTTTCAGCATCATCCTTCTTCTCATGCAGGAAGTTCAGCGGATACTTACCATCAACCATACGATAATCCTCAGGATGACTTTCGTCACGATCCTCCTTCTCATGTAAAAAGTTCAATGGATACTTACCATCGGTATAAGCAGCACCCTACATACATAGCTGATAACTTCAGCTCTTTGGATCAG GTTATATCTGCATTAAGAGAAGCTGGGCTTGAATCGTCAAATTTGATACTTGGTATTGACTTCACAAAGAGCAATGAGTGGACAG GCAAGTATTCATTCAACAGGAAAAGCCTTCATGCAATTGGTAGCACACCTAATCCATATGAGCAAGCAATCTCCATAATTGGCCGCACTTTGTCTCCTTTCGATGAAGATAATTTGATACCTTGTTTTGGGTTTGGCGATG CAACAACACATGATAAACATGTGTTCAGCTTTTATCCCGATCAACGACAGTGTCATGGTTTTGAGGAAGCACTGGCACGTTATAGAGAGATTGTTCCATACTTAAAGCTGGCAg GTCCAACTTCATTTGCCCCAATAATTGATGCGGCAATTGGCATTgtggagagaaccaatgggcAGTATCATGTTCTAGTCATTATTGCTGATGGACTG GTTACCAGAAGTCTTGACACACCACCTGGAAGGTTCAGTCCACAAGAAAAAGCAACTGTAGACTCCATAGTTGCTGCTAG AAGCAGCCAATATCCTCTCTCGATCATTTTGGTTGGAGTGGGGGATGGACCGTGGGATGCAATGCAGCAATTTGATGATAACATTCCACATCGGTCATTTGACAATTTCCAG TTTGTCAACTTCACAAAAGTCATGACTGAGAACACAGAAGCATCAAAGAAGGAAACAGCCTTTGCACTTGCTGCCCTCATGGAAATTCCATTTCAGTACAGGGCAACGCAAAGACTAGTCAA TAGAGGGTCAGTGGCTGCTCCACATACAAGACCTCTTCCGCCCCCACCTGAAGTGATTGATCATGATAATGAAGTCAAAACAGTCCCAATTATGACGGACTTTAAACCAGTTGAGGCTTCAGCTCCAGTGGAACCA GTCTGCCCCATTTGCCTGACAAATCCGAAGAACCTTGCTTTTGGATGTGGTCATACG ACTTGCAAGGATTGCGGTATGAACCTATCATTGTGCCCCATGTGTCGGGAGCCCATAACAACACGCCTGAGACTCTTTACTTGA
- the LOC121252440 gene encoding E3 ubiquitin-protein ligase RGLG3-like isoform X4, with protein MGNGESTYDDSHDDFQLHPPSHARSSMDTYHQPDNPHDDFQHHPSSHAGSSADTYHQPYDNPQDDFRHDPPSHVKSSMDTYHRYKQHPTYIADNFSSLDQVISALREAGLESSNLILGIDFTKSNEWTGKYSFNRKSLHAIGSTPNPYEQAISIIGRTLSPFDEDNLIPCFGFGDATTHDKHVFSFYPDQRQCHGFEEALARYREIVPYLKLAGPTSFAPIIDAAIGIVERTNGQYHVLVIIADGLVTRSLDTPPGRFSPQEKATVDSIVAASQYPLSIILVGVGDGPWDAMQQFDDNIPHRSFDNFQFVNFTKVMTENTEASKKETAFALAALMEIPFQYRATQRLVKGSVAAPHTRPLPPPPEVIDHDNEVKTVPIMTDFKPVEASAPVEPVCPICLTNPKNLAFGCGHTTCKDCGMNLSLCPMCREPITTRLRLFT; from the exons ATGGGAAATGGGGAGTCAACATATGATGATTCTCATGATGACTTTCAGCTACATCCACCTTCTCATGCGAGAAGTTCAATGGATACTTACCATCAACCAGATAATCCTCATGATGACTTTCAGCATCATCCTTCTTCTCATGCAGGAAGTTCAGCGGATACTTACCATCAACCATACGATAATCCTCAGGATGACTTTCGTCACGATCCTCCTTCTCATGTAAAAAGTTCAATGGATACTTACCATCGGTATAAGCAGCACCCTACATACATAGCTGATAACTTCAGCTCTTTGGATCAG GTTATATCTGCATTAAGAGAAGCTGGGCTTGAATCGTCAAATTTGATACTTGGTATTGACTTCACAAAGAGCAATGAGTGGACAG GCAAGTATTCATTCAACAGGAAAAGCCTTCATGCAATTGGTAGCACACCTAATCCATATGAGCAAGCAATCTCCATAATTGGCCGCACTTTGTCTCCTTTCGATGAAGATAATTTGATACCTTGTTTTGGGTTTGGCGATG CAACAACACATGATAAACATGTGTTCAGCTTTTATCCCGATCAACGACAGTGTCATGGTTTTGAGGAAGCACTGGCACGTTATAGAGAGATTGTTCCATACTTAAAGCTGGCAg GTCCAACTTCATTTGCCCCAATAATTGATGCGGCAATTGGCATTgtggagagaaccaatgggcAGTATCATGTTCTAGTCATTATTGCTGATGGACTG GTTACCAGAAGTCTTGACACACCACCTGGAAGGTTCAGTCCACAAGAAAAAGCAACTGTAGACTCCATAGTTGCTGCTAG CCAATATCCTCTCTCGATCATTTTGGTTGGAGTGGGGGATGGACCGTGGGATGCAATGCAGCAATTTGATGATAACATTCCACATCGGTCATTTGACAATTTCCAG TTTGTCAACTTCACAAAAGTCATGACTGAGAACACAGAAGCATCAAAGAAGGAAACAGCCTTTGCACTTGCTGCCCTCATGGAAATTCCATTTCAGTACAGGGCAACGCAAAGACTAGTCAA AGGGTCAGTGGCTGCTCCACATACAAGACCTCTTCCGCCCCCACCTGAAGTGATTGATCATGATAATGAAGTCAAAACAGTCCCAATTATGACGGACTTTAAACCAGTTGAGGCTTCAGCTCCAGTGGAACCA GTCTGCCCCATTTGCCTGACAAATCCGAAGAACCTTGCTTTTGGATGTGGTCATACG ACTTGCAAGGATTGCGGTATGAACCTATCATTGTGCCCCATGTGTCGGGAGCCCATAACAACACGCCTGAGACTCTTTACTTGA
- the LOC121252440 gene encoding E3 ubiquitin-protein ligase RGLG3-like isoform X2: MGNGESTYDDSHDDFQLHPPSHARSSMDTYHQPDNPHDDFQHHPSSHAGSSADTYHQPYDNPQDDFRHDPPSHVKSSMDTYHRYKQHPTYIADNFSSLDQVISALREAGLESSNLILGIDFTKSNEWTGKYSFNRKSLHAIGSTPNPYEQAISIIGRTLSPFDEDNLIPCFGFGDATTHDKHVFSFYPDQRQCHGFEEALARYREIVPYLKLAGPTSFAPIIDAAIGIVERTNGQYHVLVIIADGLVTRSLDTPPGRFSPQEKATVDSIVAARSSQYPLSIILVGVGDGPWDAMQQFDDNIPHRSFDNFQFVNFTKVMTENTEASKKETAFALAALMEIPFQYRATQRLVKGSVAAPHTRPLPPPPEVIDHDNEVKTVPIMTDFKPVEASAPVEPVCPICLTNPKNLAFGCGHTTCKDCGMNLSLCPMCREPITTRLRLFT; this comes from the exons ATGGGAAATGGGGAGTCAACATATGATGATTCTCATGATGACTTTCAGCTACATCCACCTTCTCATGCGAGAAGTTCAATGGATACTTACCATCAACCAGATAATCCTCATGATGACTTTCAGCATCATCCTTCTTCTCATGCAGGAAGTTCAGCGGATACTTACCATCAACCATACGATAATCCTCAGGATGACTTTCGTCACGATCCTCCTTCTCATGTAAAAAGTTCAATGGATACTTACCATCGGTATAAGCAGCACCCTACATACATAGCTGATAACTTCAGCTCTTTGGATCAG GTTATATCTGCATTAAGAGAAGCTGGGCTTGAATCGTCAAATTTGATACTTGGTATTGACTTCACAAAGAGCAATGAGTGGACAG GCAAGTATTCATTCAACAGGAAAAGCCTTCATGCAATTGGTAGCACACCTAATCCATATGAGCAAGCAATCTCCATAATTGGCCGCACTTTGTCTCCTTTCGATGAAGATAATTTGATACCTTGTTTTGGGTTTGGCGATG CAACAACACATGATAAACATGTGTTCAGCTTTTATCCCGATCAACGACAGTGTCATGGTTTTGAGGAAGCACTGGCACGTTATAGAGAGATTGTTCCATACTTAAAGCTGGCAg GTCCAACTTCATTTGCCCCAATAATTGATGCGGCAATTGGCATTgtggagagaaccaatgggcAGTATCATGTTCTAGTCATTATTGCTGATGGACTG GTTACCAGAAGTCTTGACACACCACCTGGAAGGTTCAGTCCACAAGAAAAAGCAACTGTAGACTCCATAGTTGCTGCTAG AAGCAGCCAATATCCTCTCTCGATCATTTTGGTTGGAGTGGGGGATGGACCGTGGGATGCAATGCAGCAATTTGATGATAACATTCCACATCGGTCATTTGACAATTTCCAG TTTGTCAACTTCACAAAAGTCATGACTGAGAACACAGAAGCATCAAAGAAGGAAACAGCCTTTGCACTTGCTGCCCTCATGGAAATTCCATTTCAGTACAGGGCAACGCAAAGACTAGTCAA AGGGTCAGTGGCTGCTCCACATACAAGACCTCTTCCGCCCCCACCTGAAGTGATTGATCATGATAATGAAGTCAAAACAGTCCCAATTATGACGGACTTTAAACCAGTTGAGGCTTCAGCTCCAGTGGAACCA GTCTGCCCCATTTGCCTGACAAATCCGAAGAACCTTGCTTTTGGATGTGGTCATACG ACTTGCAAGGATTGCGGTATGAACCTATCATTGTGCCCCATGTGTCGGGAGCCCATAACAACACGCCTGAGACTCTTTACTTGA
- the LOC121252440 gene encoding E3 ubiquitin-protein ligase RGLG3-like isoform X5, whose amino-acid sequence MDTYHRYKQHPTYIADNFSSLDQVISALREAGLESSNLILGIDFTKSNEWTGKYSFNRKSLHAIGSTPNPYEQAISIIGRTLSPFDEDNLIPCFGFGDATTHDKHVFSFYPDQRQCHGFEEALARYREIVPYLKLAGPTSFAPIIDAAIGIVERTNGQYHVLVIIADGLVTRSLDTPPGRFSPQEKATVDSIVAARSSQYPLSIILVGVGDGPWDAMQQFDDNIPHRSFDNFQFVNFTKVMTENTEASKKETAFALAALMEIPFQYRATQRLVNRGSVAAPHTRPLPPPPEVIDHDNEVKTVPIMTDFKPVEASAPVEPVCPICLTNPKNLAFGCGHTTCKDCGMNLSLCPMCREPITTRLRLFT is encoded by the exons ATGGATACTTACCATCGGTATAAGCAGCACCCTACATACATAGCTGATAACTTCAGCTCTTTGGATCAG GTTATATCTGCATTAAGAGAAGCTGGGCTTGAATCGTCAAATTTGATACTTGGTATTGACTTCACAAAGAGCAATGAGTGGACAG GCAAGTATTCATTCAACAGGAAAAGCCTTCATGCAATTGGTAGCACACCTAATCCATATGAGCAAGCAATCTCCATAATTGGCCGCACTTTGTCTCCTTTCGATGAAGATAATTTGATACCTTGTTTTGGGTTTGGCGATG CAACAACACATGATAAACATGTGTTCAGCTTTTATCCCGATCAACGACAGTGTCATGGTTTTGAGGAAGCACTGGCACGTTATAGAGAGATTGTTCCATACTTAAAGCTGGCAg GTCCAACTTCATTTGCCCCAATAATTGATGCGGCAATTGGCATTgtggagagaaccaatgggcAGTATCATGTTCTAGTCATTATTGCTGATGGACTG GTTACCAGAAGTCTTGACACACCACCTGGAAGGTTCAGTCCACAAGAAAAAGCAACTGTAGACTCCATAGTTGCTGCTAG AAGCAGCCAATATCCTCTCTCGATCATTTTGGTTGGAGTGGGGGATGGACCGTGGGATGCAATGCAGCAATTTGATGATAACATTCCACATCGGTCATTTGACAATTTCCAG TTTGTCAACTTCACAAAAGTCATGACTGAGAACACAGAAGCATCAAAGAAGGAAACAGCCTTTGCACTTGCTGCCCTCATGGAAATTCCATTTCAGTACAGGGCAACGCAAAGACTAGTCAA TAGAGGGTCAGTGGCTGCTCCACATACAAGACCTCTTCCGCCCCCACCTGAAGTGATTGATCATGATAATGAAGTCAAAACAGTCCCAATTATGACGGACTTTAAACCAGTTGAGGCTTCAGCTCCAGTGGAACCA GTCTGCCCCATTTGCCTGACAAATCCGAAGAACCTTGCTTTTGGATGTGGTCATACG ACTTGCAAGGATTGCGGTATGAACCTATCATTGTGCCCCATGTGTCGGGAGCCCATAACAACACGCCTGAGACTCTTTACTTGA
- the LOC121252440 gene encoding E3 ubiquitin-protein ligase RGLG3-like isoform X3, with translation MGNGESTYDDSHDDFQLHPPSHARSSMDTYHQPDNPHDDFQHHPSSHAGSSADTYHQPYDNPQDDFRHDPPSHVKSSMDTYHRYKQHPTYIADNFSSLDQVISALREAGLESSNLILGIDFTKSNEWTGKYSFNRKSLHAIGSTPNPYEQAISIIGRTLSPFDEDNLIPCFGFGDATTHDKHVFSFYPDQRQCHGFEEALARYREIVPYLKLAGPTSFAPIIDAAIGIVERTNGQYHVLVIIADGLVTRSLDTPPGRFSPQEKATVDSIVAASQYPLSIILVGVGDGPWDAMQQFDDNIPHRSFDNFQFVNFTKVMTENTEASKKETAFALAALMEIPFQYRATQRLVNRGSVAAPHTRPLPPPPEVIDHDNEVKTVPIMTDFKPVEASAPVEPVCPICLTNPKNLAFGCGHTTCKDCGMNLSLCPMCREPITTRLRLFT, from the exons ATGGGAAATGGGGAGTCAACATATGATGATTCTCATGATGACTTTCAGCTACATCCACCTTCTCATGCGAGAAGTTCAATGGATACTTACCATCAACCAGATAATCCTCATGATGACTTTCAGCATCATCCTTCTTCTCATGCAGGAAGTTCAGCGGATACTTACCATCAACCATACGATAATCCTCAGGATGACTTTCGTCACGATCCTCCTTCTCATGTAAAAAGTTCAATGGATACTTACCATCGGTATAAGCAGCACCCTACATACATAGCTGATAACTTCAGCTCTTTGGATCAG GTTATATCTGCATTAAGAGAAGCTGGGCTTGAATCGTCAAATTTGATACTTGGTATTGACTTCACAAAGAGCAATGAGTGGACAG GCAAGTATTCATTCAACAGGAAAAGCCTTCATGCAATTGGTAGCACACCTAATCCATATGAGCAAGCAATCTCCATAATTGGCCGCACTTTGTCTCCTTTCGATGAAGATAATTTGATACCTTGTTTTGGGTTTGGCGATG CAACAACACATGATAAACATGTGTTCAGCTTTTATCCCGATCAACGACAGTGTCATGGTTTTGAGGAAGCACTGGCACGTTATAGAGAGATTGTTCCATACTTAAAGCTGGCAg GTCCAACTTCATTTGCCCCAATAATTGATGCGGCAATTGGCATTgtggagagaaccaatgggcAGTATCATGTTCTAGTCATTATTGCTGATGGACTG GTTACCAGAAGTCTTGACACACCACCTGGAAGGTTCAGTCCACAAGAAAAAGCAACTGTAGACTCCATAGTTGCTGCTAG CCAATATCCTCTCTCGATCATTTTGGTTGGAGTGGGGGATGGACCGTGGGATGCAATGCAGCAATTTGATGATAACATTCCACATCGGTCATTTGACAATTTCCAG TTTGTCAACTTCACAAAAGTCATGACTGAGAACACAGAAGCATCAAAGAAGGAAACAGCCTTTGCACTTGCTGCCCTCATGGAAATTCCATTTCAGTACAGGGCAACGCAAAGACTAGTCAA TAGAGGGTCAGTGGCTGCTCCACATACAAGACCTCTTCCGCCCCCACCTGAAGTGATTGATCATGATAATGAAGTCAAAACAGTCCCAATTATGACGGACTTTAAACCAGTTGAGGCTTCAGCTCCAGTGGAACCA GTCTGCCCCATTTGCCTGACAAATCCGAAGAACCTTGCTTTTGGATGTGGTCATACG ACTTGCAAGGATTGCGGTATGAACCTATCATTGTGCCCCATGTGTCGGGAGCCCATAACAACACGCCTGAGACTCTTTACTTGA